A window from Chryseobacterium vaccae encodes these proteins:
- a CDS encoding T9SS type A sorting domain-containing protein: MKKLSFFLLSFTAPFYLAQQAGDVVNIEQKLDLTPQGVINFIAVNLGEQNTPDFTNYLNGFNVGLKGYKITYYTKNENNVLVKATGLLMYPNVNYKLSTVVSDHGTTDSRQNVPSNLKGALSAGFVVELSYVLNGYILMAPDYVGMGSGDGVHPYVDYATEAGATIDFVTAANKVLGQLGIKRYNEYFLAGYSQGAHAAMSTLKRLSISNPDNLKFRYAYMGDGPYDFSGVTLNKGVLEKDIYPFTSFLANVLHTCNNTGYRTYNNNISEVISAEYLDKYNYHVVQDNGGLLWGPVIWRSLFTPNFVSDVTSNPNNKLRQCLKPKDVYDWYNKTPMTLGHSTVDLAIPPENTSKTINVQRGYYSWWDLDKYKLDSFYWGPLGHVGGIVPFVLASNAKFNTLRSGGLFNQWAVITSKQTGNSDQIIESRENNPLYSSQIKPDLGHMQLLEITDFNQEKTVAKSVTENNLASLKDGIYLLKVQENNENKLIPYIKNTPQQIAENEIIQSENNGILKLKIHPDELSAVHIFDEKRNLIKTVSQSQYIENNGISIQDLENQNYTFEIATQFYNLQFNKMIIGHSSENKTDIFAHGRQIIARSAGDIKNISIYSISGALVVRQDVNLSQFESKSLEPGVYLVQLTLADGKTINKKIKL, encoded by the coding sequence ATGAAAAAACTATCTTTCTTTTTACTAAGTTTTACAGCTCCTTTTTACCTGGCTCAGCAGGCTGGCGATGTGGTAAATATTGAACAGAAACTCGATCTTACTCCACAAGGTGTTATCAATTTCATAGCCGTTAATCTCGGTGAGCAGAATACTCCTGATTTCACCAATTATCTGAATGGTTTCAATGTTGGTTTAAAAGGGTATAAAATCACTTATTACACTAAAAATGAGAATAATGTTCTGGTAAAAGCAACAGGGCTTCTGATGTACCCTAACGTAAATTACAAGCTTTCAACTGTTGTTTCGGACCATGGAACTACAGACAGTCGGCAAAATGTTCCGTCTAATCTAAAAGGAGCGCTTAGTGCAGGATTTGTAGTAGAACTTTCCTATGTTCTGAACGGCTATATTCTTATGGCTCCGGACTATGTGGGAATGGGCAGCGGAGACGGTGTTCATCCTTATGTAGACTATGCTACTGAAGCTGGTGCTACGATAGATTTCGTTACAGCCGCCAATAAAGTCCTCGGACAGCTGGGAATCAAACGTTATAATGAATATTTTCTGGCAGGCTATTCTCAGGGGGCGCATGCTGCAATGTCAACTTTGAAAAGGCTTAGTATTTCAAACCCGGACAATTTAAAATTCAGATATGCGTATATGGGTGACGGGCCTTATGATTTTTCGGGAGTTACGTTGAATAAAGGAGTTCTGGAAAAAGACATCTACCCTTTCACCTCTTTTCTGGCCAATGTACTCCACACCTGCAATAATACAGGCTACAGAACTTATAATAACAATATTTCAGAAGTTATTTCAGCGGAATATCTGGACAAATATAATTATCATGTGGTTCAGGATAACGGCGGACTTTTGTGGGGACCTGTGATCTGGAGAAGTCTTTTCACACCCAATTTTGTCAGTGATGTTACCAGCAATCCGAATAATAAGCTCAGACAATGCCTGAAACCTAAAGATGTTTACGACTGGTACAATAAAACTCCAATGACTTTAGGGCATTCCACCGTAGATCTGGCCATCCCGCCGGAAAACACCTCTAAAACCATTAATGTACAGCGTGGATATTACTCGTGGTGGGATCTGGATAAATACAAGCTGGATTCATTTTACTGGGGCCCTCTGGGACATGTGGGAGGAATTGTTCCTTTTGTTCTGGCTTCCAATGCGAAATTCAATACGCTCAGAAGCGGAGGATTATTCAATCAATGGGCTGTGATTACTTCAAAGCAGACAGGAAATAGCGATCAGATAATAGAATCCAGGGAAAACAATCCGCTATATTCTTCCCAAATCAAACCTGATCTGGGACATATGCAACTATTGGAAATCACAGATTTTAATCAAGAAAAAACAGTGGCAAAATCTGTAACAGAAAATAATCTGGCTAGTCTTAAGGATGGAATTTATCTGCTGAAGGTTCAGGAAAACAATGAAAACAAGCTGATTCCTTATATCAAAAATACACCTCAGCAAATTGCTGAAAATGAGATCATCCAATCTGAAAACAATGGAATTTTAAAACTTAAAATTCATCCGGATGAATTGTCCGCAGTACATATCTTTGATGAAAAACGTAACCTGATAAAAACAGTTTCCCAATCACAGTATATAGAAAATAACGGAATCTCTATTCAGGATCTTGAAAACCAGAACTATACCTTTGAGATTGCCACCCAATTCTATAATCTGCAGTTCAATAAAATGATCATTGGGCATTCTTCGGAAAATAAAACAGATATTTTTGCACATGGCCGTCAGATCATCGCCAGATCAGCCGGCGATATAAAAAACATCAGCATATACAGTATTTCAGGAGCATTAGTTGTGCGGCAGGATGTAAACCTATCTCAATTTGAATCAAAATCCCTGGAACCGGGAGTTTATCTGGTACAGCTCACTCTTGCTGATGGAAAAACAATCAACAAAAAGATAAAACTTTAG